One genomic segment of Clostridium saccharoperbutylacetonicum N1-4(HMT) includes these proteins:
- a CDS encoding FMN-binding protein codes for MQKTISKLQGLRLISQIAFLILMPELFTLIFNQLKKLYSMILKGNFDVVLVWPQLLAMVTIFIITIILGRFFCGWLCTFGAINDFIYIISKEVFKTKFKVDEKLDSVLKYLKYVILLFIIVVIWTSGSTSFDSYSPWDAFAMVDNASGAIAEYTGGFILLALIAIGAVFIERFFCRYLCPLGAVFTILSKARILKINKLRDKCGPCRICTNNCSMGIKLYQTDKVSSGECINCFKCIEVCPRKNTKVNILGEDVSPLLPGAIAIAAFTGVNALGGVMNDGMANHSSNNTAASSSNVNKSEQKKYKDGIYTGVGKGKNPDLKVAVTIKDDKITNVEIVSNNETKGKEALSTIPSKIVDIQSTDVDVVSGATMTSKGIMEAVNKALSQAEINASSTADNQGKYKDGTYNGIGQGKSPDLKVAVTVKDDKITNVEIVSNNETKGKEALNTIPNKIVETQTISVDVVSGATMTSKGIMMAVNDALSQAIKNN; via the coding sequence ATGCAAAAAACAATATCAAAACTACAAGGATTAAGATTAATTTCGCAAATTGCATTTTTAATTTTAATGCCGGAATTATTTACATTAATTTTTAATCAATTAAAAAAGCTATACTCAATGATCCTTAAAGGAAATTTTGATGTAGTATTAGTATGGCCTCAATTATTAGCAATGGTTACAATTTTTATTATAACCATAATACTTGGGCGATTCTTCTGTGGATGGCTTTGTACCTTTGGGGCTATTAATGATTTTATTTATATAATTTCAAAAGAAGTATTTAAAACAAAATTTAAAGTAGATGAAAAATTAGATTCAGTATTAAAGTATTTAAAATATGTTATTTTACTATTTATAATAGTAGTTATTTGGACAAGTGGAAGTACATCATTTGACAGCTACAGTCCGTGGGATGCTTTTGCTATGGTTGATAATGCTTCTGGTGCTATAGCAGAATATACAGGTGGATTTATATTACTTGCACTAATAGCAATTGGGGCTGTTTTTATAGAAAGATTTTTCTGTAGATATCTTTGTCCACTTGGAGCTGTTTTTACAATCTTATCTAAGGCTAGAATTTTAAAGATAAATAAACTTAGAGATAAGTGTGGACCTTGCAGAATATGTACAAATAATTGTTCAATGGGAATAAAGCTTTATCAAACGGATAAGGTAAGCAGTGGTGAATGTATAAATTGCTTTAAGTGTATAGAGGTTTGTCCAAGAAAAAATACTAAGGTAAATATTTTAGGTGAAGATGTAAGTCCTTTACTTCCTGGTGCAATAGCAATTGCTGCTTTTACTGGTGTAAATGCTTTAGGTGGAGTTATGAATGATGGAATGGCTAATCATTCATCAAATAATACTGCTGCAAGTAGCTCTAATGTTAATAAATCTGAGCAAAAGAAGTATAAAGATGGAATATATACAGGAGTAGGAAAAGGTAAGAATCCAGATTTAAAAGTTGCAGTTACTATAAAAGATGACAAAATCACGAATGTAGAAATAGTATCTAACAATGAAACAAAAGGAAAAGAAGCTTTAAGCACTATCCCGAGCAAAATTGTAGATATACAATCTACAGATGTTGATGTGGTTTCAGGAGCTACAATGACAAGTAAGGGAATCATGGAAGCAGTAAATAAGGCATTAAGCCAAGCAGAAATCAATGCTTCATCAACAGCTGATAATCAAGGGAAATATAAGGATGGAACTTATAATGGAATTGGACAAGGTAAAAGCCCAGATTTAAAGGTTGCAGTTACAGTAAAAGATGACAAAATTACAAATGTAGAAATAGTATCTAATAATGAAACAAAAGGAAAAGAAGCATTAAATACTATTCCTAATAAAATTGTAGAAACACAAACTATAAGTGTAGATGTAGTTTCAGGAGCTACAATGACAAGTAAAGGAATTATGATGGCAGTAAATGATGCGTTAAGTCAAGCTATAAAGAATAATTAA
- a CDS encoding FAD:protein FMN transferase: MIRLIQQNIFLVIIIVVLIIVIATYVVNTDKKKSEETAVREFYALGTIIRLRVDGKNGEEAIQEAIDRLNIIENKMSVFKEFSEVSMINKNAGISSQEVSTDTYFVVKKAVEYSILSEGTFDPTIRSIVSLWRIGSDNPRIPSKSEIESNLKLVNYEDIVLDEKNHSISLKHVNQAIDVGGIAKGYAADEVKKVFEGYKIKSALIDLGGNIYALGTKPDKNLWNVGIQNPFDTRGEHIGIIGVENKSIVTSGNYERYFTREGKIYHHIIDPKTGYPSESEVISSTIISDHSIDGDGLSTGVYIMGLEKSIKLIESLKGIDAIFITKNKEIYVTSGIKNSFNITNTEFIYKDNL, encoded by the coding sequence TTGATTAGATTAATTCAGCAAAATATATTCTTAGTGATTATTATTGTAGTTCTTATAATAGTTATTGCAACTTATGTAGTTAATACAGATAAGAAAAAAAGTGAAGAAACTGCTGTGAGAGAATTTTATGCACTTGGCACAATAATAAGATTAAGAGTGGATGGAAAAAATGGAGAAGAAGCAATTCAAGAAGCTATAGACAGGCTTAATATTATAGAAAATAAAATGTCTGTATTTAAAGAATTTAGTGAGGTTTCCATGATAAATAAAAATGCTGGAATATCAAGTCAAGAGGTAAGCACGGATACTTACTTTGTAGTAAAAAAAGCAGTAGAATACAGCATATTATCAGAAGGAACTTTTGACCCAACTATAAGGTCTATAGTAAGCCTATGGCGAATAGGAAGTGATAATCCTAGAATACCAAGTAAAAGTGAAATTGAGAGTAATCTTAAACTCGTTAATTACGAAGATATAGTTCTTGATGAAAAGAACCATTCAATAAGCTTAAAACATGTAAATCAAGCAATTGATGTTGGCGGAATAGCTAAAGGATATGCTGCAGATGAAGTAAAGAAAGTTTTTGAAGGGTATAAGATTAAAAGCGCTTTAATTGATCTTGGAGGAAATATTTATGCCTTAGGTACAAAGCCTGATAAAAACTTATGGAATGTTGGTATTCAAAATCCTTTTGATACTCGTGGAGAACATATTGGGATCATTGGTGTAGAAAATAAATCTATAGTTACTTCAGGAAATTATGAAAGATATTTTACTAGGGAAGGAAAAATATATCACCACATAATTGATCCTAAAACAGGATATCCATCTGAAAGTGAGGTCATAAGCTCAACAATAATTTCAGATCACTCCATTGATGGGGATGGATTATCTACAGGAGTATATATTATGGGACTCGAAAAGAGTATTAAACTAATAGAATCCTTGAAGGGAATTGATGCTATTTTTATTACTAAAAATAAAGAAATATATGTAACCTCAGGGATAAAAAATAGTTTTAATATAACCAATACAGAATTTATTTACAAAGATAATCTGTAG
- a CDS encoding (2Fe-2S)-binding protein, translating into MIKSILSKLFGVKEEVKPVDNKIICGCFKLTEQDLKNAVKNGAKSFEEVQIITKVGTGCGKCVNGNKNLVNRLLLDKKIDENQVVCGCLKVTVQDINNAIKNGAKSFEEVQAITKVGTGCGNCVESNKELVKQLLAR; encoded by the coding sequence ATGATTAAATCAATATTATCAAAATTATTTGGAGTTAAGGAAGAAGTTAAACCTGTGGACAATAAAATTATTTGTGGATGTTTTAAATTAACAGAACAAGATTTAAAAAATGCAGTTAAAAATGGTGCAAAATCATTTGAAGAAGTTCAAATTATCACAAAAGTAGGTACTGGCTGTGGTAAGTGTGTAAATGGTAACAAAAATTTAGTTAATAGATTATTATTAGATAAGAAAATTGATGAAAATCAAGTAGTGTGTGGATGTTTAAAAGTTACAGTACAAGATATAAATAATGCAATTAAAAATGGTGCAAAATCATTCGAAGAAGTACAAGCAATTACAAAAGTTGGTACTGGTTGTGGAAATTGTGTAGAAAGCAATAAAGAATTAGTAAAACAACTACTAGCAAGATAA
- a CDS encoding MarR family winged helix-turn-helix transcriptional regulator — protein sequence MDKNKITYGELNDLNLKSIIALSRCIQSVNKREYKIIKEGGLTFSQFGVLEVLYHKGDLRVSEILEKTLSTGGNMTVVIDNLAKDDLIERRPDPKDRRASLISISEKGIKLMSEIFPKHVDNLGEIFSVLEVEEKKILINILKKLSGV from the coding sequence ATGGATAAGAATAAAATTACTTATGGAGAATTAAATGATTTAAATTTAAAGTCAATAATAGCATTAAGTCGATGTATTCAAAGCGTAAACAAAAGAGAATACAAAATTATTAAAGAAGGAGGGCTAACTTTTTCACAATTTGGAGTACTTGAAGTGCTATATCATAAAGGTGATTTAAGAGTCAGTGAAATATTAGAGAAAACCCTATCAACTGGCGGTAATATGACTGTTGTTATAGATAACTTGGCTAAAGATGATTTGATTGAGCGACGTCCTGATCCTAAGGATAGACGTGCGAGCTTAATAAGCATTTCTGAAAAAGGAATAAAGCTTATGAGTGAAATTTTCCCTAAGCATGTAGATAATTTAGGTGAAATTTTTAGCGTATTAGAAGTTGAAGAAAAAAAGATTTTAATAAATATTCTAAAGAAATTATCAGGTGTATAG
- a CDS encoding heavy-metal-associated domain-containing protein, with amino-acid sequence MKSYNLNFKQKNMLCHRCLMTVVKTLSSVEGLEEIHVDLESKKIKITYKDENISKDEIKDIVNRSILSGKVGKLEHSL; translated from the coding sequence TTGAAAAGTTATAATTTAAACTTTAAACAGAAAAATATGCTTTGTCACAGATGCTTAATGACTGTAGTGAAAACTCTAAGTTCAGTTGAAGGATTAGAAGAAATCCATGTAGATTTAGAATCAAAAAAAATAAAAATAACTTATAAAGATGAAAATATATCAAAAGATGAGATTAAAGATATTGTAAATAGATCAATTTTAAGTGGGAAAGTTGGTAAGCTTGAACATTCACTATAA
- a CDS encoding multicopper oxidase family protein, which produces MINRKLKLIYTFAALVAVSLAAYMLAVKNTKNNSNMSGSMMGINTHAVDPMQSNNNSNKQNVENNLPIPKLLENESPNSKVEDFTLNVDQGTTAFMDEKASETYGYNGNFLGPVIRVNKDDNVNIHLNNNLKEETTIHWHGLNIDGNVDGGPHQPIASGSKADINFKVNQPASTLWFHPHTNGKTSEQVYKGLAGLLYVEDEVSKSLNIPKDYGVNDIPLIVQDRYFDNSGTLSYNNSQMMDGALGNTILVNGAINPYLDVKKVKMRFRLVNGSNARIYSFELSTGDEFEQISSDGGFLEKPVKMNKLELGPGERAEIIIDFSKYDTGTTLFLTGGDFNVLKFNVKDDGIDTTEIPNYLTQITQLSQSSAKTVRRFNLQGMGNMVSINGKQMDMNRIDLKVKLNDTEIWEITNPKDMMGGMSHPFHVHGVQFQVLSRNGIEPLESERGWKDTVLVNPDEDVKILIKFTQKGLFMYHCHILEHEDAGMMGQFEVE; this is translated from the coding sequence ATGATTAATAGAAAGTTAAAATTGATTTATACATTTGCTGCTCTTGTAGCGGTTAGCTTAGCTGCATATATGCTCGCTGTAAAAAACACTAAAAACAATTCAAATATGAGCGGTTCTATGATGGGAATTAATACACATGCAGTAGATCCTATGCAATCAAATAATAATTCAAATAAACAAAACGTCGAAAATAATCTTCCTATTCCTAAGCTTTTAGAGAATGAAAGTCCCAATTCTAAAGTAGAAGATTTTACTTTAAATGTTGATCAAGGAACTACTGCTTTTATGGATGAAAAAGCTTCGGAAACTTATGGTTATAATGGTAATTTTCTTGGACCTGTAATTCGAGTAAACAAGGACGATAATGTGAATATTCACTTAAACAATAATTTGAAAGAAGAGACAACAATTCATTGGCATGGATTAAATATTGATGGAAATGTTGATGGCGGACCTCATCAACCTATAGCCTCTGGAAGTAAAGCAGATATAAATTTTAAGGTTAACCAACCCGCTTCAACCTTATGGTTTCATCCACACACAAATGGCAAAACCAGTGAGCAAGTATATAAGGGGTTAGCAGGCTTACTTTATGTAGAAGATGAAGTTTCAAAAAGTTTAAATATTCCCAAAGATTATGGAGTAAATGATATTCCTTTAATTGTTCAAGATCGTTATTTTGATAACAGTGGTACTCTTTCTTATAATAATTCACAAATGATGGATGGTGCTTTAGGAAATACAATATTAGTTAACGGAGCAATTAATCCATACTTAGATGTTAAAAAAGTGAAGATGAGATTTAGGCTTGTTAATGGCTCTAATGCACGAATATATTCATTTGAACTAAGTACTGGTGATGAGTTTGAACAAATCTCATCAGATGGAGGTTTTTTAGAAAAGCCTGTGAAGATGAATAAATTAGAATTAGGACCTGGTGAAAGAGCTGAAATAATAATAGATTTTTCAAAATATGATACAGGAACAACTTTATTTCTAACAGGTGGGGATTTTAACGTATTAAAGTTTAATGTAAAAGATGATGGAATAGACACTACAGAAATACCTAATTACTTAACTCAGATAACGCAACTATCACAATCTTCTGCGAAAACAGTAAGAAGATTTAATCTTCAGGGTATGGGAAATATGGTCTCTATTAATGGAAAGCAGATGGATATGAATCGAATAGATTTAAAAGTTAAACTTAATGATACTGAAATATGGGAAATTACAAATCCAAAAGATATGATGGGAGGAATGAGTCACCCATTCCATGTCCATGGAGTTCAGTTCCAAGTATTATCAAGAAACGGCATAGAACCACTTGAAAGTGAAAGAGGCTGGAAGGATACTGTATTAGTTAATCCTGATGAAGATGTAAAAATACTTATAAAATTTACTCAAAAGGGTTTATTTATGTATCACTGCCACATTTTAGAGCATGAAGATGCTGGAATGATGGGACAATTTGAAGTAGAATAA
- a CDS encoding sulfite exporter TauE/SafE family protein, whose amino-acid sequence MSIKREIIKVYDMTCTSCENRVEKALKKVNGVVNTMASYNAQQVIVEYDSTICSKEQLMEVINKAGYSTKNSSSIKFAGFLVIAAAIFLLGNSTSGFDMSAKLNNASYVVLFVVGMLTSIHCVGMCGGIVLTQSLSKNSIVNENQNKFKALIPAILYNSGRVTSYTIIGGVVGALGSVLSLSLNVKAGLQIFAGVFMVIMGLNMTGFSLFRKFNIKLPWSACKIKSQPKSPFLVGILNGLMPCGPLQTMQLYALGTGSAAAGAISMFLFSLGTVPLMLVFGVISGLLSKGYTKQLLKFSGILVIILGIIMGNRGLALAGVGVPGVNELTQSISGNGAQAAQAKIGKATVENGVQVIRMTADNNGYTPNAFYVQKGIPVKWIITGNQINSCNNAVVVPSLNIQKTLNSGENIIEFTPKDGDINFSCWMGMIRGVIKVTDNLDSVDTSKADSSIPTPSSGMSCCTGGTGAATAVQQSQSIYGNDLSKVPTDRLVKKANISGNIQSLNIKGTGYEFEPLVVVLEKGIQTNLVIDLNSFDKADGNFTIVNADTGDQISSFSGKKGITNVGFKIDKSGTYLIIKDNVAAIAIEVTDSLKTVNLEEVRKKLING is encoded by the coding sequence ATGAGTATTAAAAGAGAGATAATTAAAGTATATGATATGACATGTACATCTTGTGAAAACAGAGTGGAAAAAGCCTTAAAGAAGGTTAATGGAGTTGTAAATACAATGGCTAGCTATAATGCTCAGCAGGTGATTGTTGAATATGATAGTACCATTTGCTCTAAGGAACAATTAATGGAGGTTATCAATAAAGCAGGGTATAGTACAAAAAATTCGAGTAGTATTAAATTTGCAGGATTTTTAGTTATAGCTGCTGCTATATTTCTTCTTGGTAACTCAACATCAGGTTTTGATATGAGTGCTAAGTTAAATAATGCATCTTATGTGGTATTGTTTGTTGTTGGTATGCTTACATCAATACATTGTGTTGGTATGTGTGGTGGCATAGTGCTTACACAAAGTTTATCAAAAAATAGTATTGTAAATGAAAATCAGAACAAATTTAAGGCCTTAATACCTGCAATTTTATATAATTCTGGAAGAGTTACTTCCTACACAATAATAGGTGGAGTTGTAGGGGCTTTGGGGTCAGTGCTATCATTATCACTTAATGTAAAAGCTGGTCTTCAAATATTTGCCGGAGTATTTATGGTGATAATGGGGTTAAATATGACTGGATTCTCTTTATTTAGAAAGTTTAATATTAAATTGCCATGGTCAGCATGTAAAATAAAAAGTCAACCGAAATCTCCTTTCTTGGTTGGAATATTAAATGGATTAATGCCTTGTGGTCCATTACAAACAATGCAACTTTATGCATTAGGTACTGGTAGTGCAGCAGCAGGAGCTATATCAATGTTTTTATTTTCATTAGGAACCGTTCCTTTGATGCTTGTTTTTGGAGTAATATCGGGTTTGCTAAGTAAAGGTTATACAAAACAACTTCTAAAGTTTAGTGGAATTTTAGTAATAATACTTGGAATAATAATGGGTAATAGAGGTCTTGCCCTTGCAGGAGTTGGAGTTCCAGGTGTTAATGAATTAACACAAAGTATTTCAGGAAATGGTGCACAAGCAGCACAAGCCAAAATAGGAAAAGCAACTGTTGAAAATGGAGTTCAAGTAATAAGAATGACTGCTGATAATAACGGTTATACTCCTAATGCCTTTTATGTTCAAAAAGGTATACCTGTTAAATGGATTATTACAGGAAATCAAATAAATTCTTGTAATAATGCAGTAGTAGTCCCATCACTTAATATACAAAAAACTTTAAATTCTGGAGAAAATATAATAGAATTTACACCAAAGGATGGAGATATAAATTTCAGCTGCTGGATGGGAATGATACGAGGTGTAATTAAAGTAACTGACAATCTTGATTCTGTAGATACATCAAAAGCGGATTCGTCAATTCCAACTCCAAGTAGTGGAATGAGCTGTTGTACAGGTGGAACTGGAGCAGCAACTGCTGTACAACAATCCCAAAGCATATATGGTAATGATTTAAGTAAAGTTCCAACTGATAGATTAGTTAAAAAGGCAAATATTTCAGGAAATATACAAAGTCTAAATATAAAGGGAACTGGCTATGAGTTTGAACCTCTTGTTGTAGTATTAGAGAAAGGAATACAAACTAACCTAGTAATTGATCTTAATTCATTTGATAAGGCTGATGGGAATTTTACAATAGTAAATGCTGATACTGGTGATCAAATAAGTTCTTTTTCTGGGAAAAAAGGCATTACTAATGTTGGATTTAAGATAGACAAAAGTGGAACATATCTTATTATTAAAGATAATGTAGCAGCCATAGCAATAGAAGTTACTGATTCATTAAAAACAGTTAATTTAGAAGAAGTCCGTAAGAAACTTATTAATGGATAA
- a CDS encoding KUP/HAK/KT family potassium transporter, whose amino-acid sequence MKAAKKHNDVTKLSLGGILIALGVVYGDIGTSPLYVMKSIIQGNGGLENISENFILGSLSLIFWTITILTTIKYVLITLRADNKGEGGIFSLFTLVRNRAKWLIIPAMLGGAALLADGMLTPVVSVTSAIEGLKLIPSFNAIFGNDQDIIIIIVIVILSILFFIQHFGTDLIGKMFGPVMFIWFSMLAILGIMNIFHDWTLLRALSPYYAINILFSSENKAGFFILGSVFLATTGAEALYSDLGHAGKKNIYASWPYVKVCLLLNYFGQGAWVLSARKNPMYTNLDDLNPFFQMVPHSFLICSIIISTLATIIASQALISGSFTLVSEAIKLNLFPRLHIMYPSRSKGQLYIPSVNKSLWIICIGLILYFRSSEHMEGAYGLSITVTMLMTTILLFNYLLKQKISPAIAISILVFFGLFEVSFFIANAAKFMHGGYVAVLIALSILSLMYIWIQGHYIKIRLLRYVKIQDFKEQLNLLRQDSDRPKYATNLVYLTNSEYAQKIERNVMYSILDKRPKRADVYWFVNIVVTDNPYDAEYEVETFGTSYIVKVKLKLGFRVDQRLNVYLRQISTELVKSGEIDIQSRNYTIMPDRKVGDFRFSIIVEQLSYESGLSFREEIIYRAKLFIKRITVSPTKWFGLENSEVDIESVPLFIGRCNEQLLKRASK is encoded by the coding sequence ATGAAAGCAGCTAAAAAACATAATGATGTCACTAAACTAAGCCTAGGAGGAATATTAATTGCACTAGGTGTAGTTTATGGAGATATTGGAACTTCGCCTCTTTATGTAATGAAATCAATTATTCAAGGTAACGGTGGTTTGGAAAATATATCTGAAAACTTTATCCTTGGATCTTTATCACTAATTTTTTGGACAATAACTATTTTAACAACAATAAAATATGTTTTAATTACTTTAAGGGCAGACAACAAAGGTGAAGGTGGGATTTTCTCTCTTTTTACTCTAGTTCGTAATCGTGCAAAGTGGCTTATTATTCCAGCAATGCTTGGTGGTGCAGCCTTACTTGCTGATGGGATGTTAACCCCTGTTGTATCTGTAACTTCAGCAATTGAAGGTTTAAAGCTTATTCCAAGTTTCAATGCTATTTTTGGTAACGATCAAGATATTATTATTATAATTGTAATAGTAATACTAAGTATACTATTTTTTATTCAACATTTTGGAACTGATTTAATTGGAAAAATGTTTGGGCCAGTAATGTTTATTTGGTTTTCAATGTTGGCAATATTAGGGATTATGAATATTTTTCATGATTGGACTTTATTACGTGCATTGTCTCCATACTATGCAATCAATATTCTTTTTAGTAGTGAGAATAAAGCAGGATTTTTTATTCTCGGCAGCGTATTTTTAGCAACAACAGGTGCAGAAGCTCTTTATTCTGACCTTGGACATGCAGGTAAGAAGAATATCTATGCCTCTTGGCCTTATGTTAAAGTATGTTTATTATTAAATTATTTTGGTCAAGGAGCATGGGTGTTATCTGCTAGAAAAAATCCAATGTATACAAATTTAGATGATTTAAATCCGTTTTTTCAAATGGTTCCACATAGCTTTTTGATTTGTAGTATAATAATTTCAACCTTGGCTACAATTATTGCTTCTCAAGCATTGATTTCAGGATCTTTTACTCTTGTTTCAGAAGCAATTAAATTAAATTTATTCCCTAGATTACATATAATGTATCCATCTAGATCTAAAGGACAATTATATATTCCTTCAGTTAATAAATCTCTATGGATTATATGTATTGGACTTATTCTATATTTTAGAAGTTCTGAACATATGGAAGGAGCCTATGGATTATCAATTACAGTTACTATGTTAATGACAACTATCTTGTTGTTTAATTACTTATTAAAACAAAAGATTTCACCTGCTATTGCTATTAGTATACTAGTTTTCTTCGGGTTATTTGAAGTTTCTTTCTTTATTGCAAATGCTGCTAAGTTTATGCATGGTGGATATGTAGCTGTTTTAATTGCTTTATCAATTTTATCTCTTATGTATATATGGATTCAAGGTCATTATATTAAGATTCGTTTGTTAAGATATGTTAAAATTCAAGATTTTAAAGAACAATTGAATCTTTTACGTCAAGATTCTGATAGACCTAAATATGCAACAAATCTTGTATATTTAACTAATTCAGAATATGCTCAGAAAATTGAAAGAAATGTAATGTACTCTATTTTAGATAAAAGACCTAAGAGAGCAGATGTGTATTGGTTTGTTAATATTGTTGTAACTGACAATCCTTATGATGCAGAATATGAAGTAGAAACTTTTGGAACATCATATATTGTAAAAGTTAAATTAAAACTTGGCTTCAGAGTAGATCAAAGATTAAATGTATATTTACGTCAGATTTCAACTGAGTTAGTTAAAAGTGGAGAAATAGATATTCAATCTAGAAATTACACTATAATGCCTGATAGAAAAGTTGGCGATTTTCGTTTTAGTATAATTGTAGAACAGCTTTCATATGAATCAGGATTAAGTTTTAGGGAAGAAATCATATATAGAGCTAAGCTATTTATAAAAAGAATTACTGTTTCTCCAACAAAATGGTTTGGACTTGAGAATAGTGAGGTTGATATTGAAAGTGTTCCACTATTTATAGGCCGTTGCAATGAACAATTGTTAAAGAGAGCTTCAAAATAA
- a CDS encoding sensor histidine kinase yields the protein MKQSIRGRLSFILIFCSVVSVLLSVLIINTTITNTFNKYMEDIQTKRNARLVEYFQQVYKNDGSWSLTSGEEMMHEAYMSNYCLSLLDENRKVVWEMNHEDIQNKNHMMVNGKEETGVYTSNIFDINVNDKIVGYIIVGQYSPVLLSQEDISFKGQINKGIVFSGILTLIIVGVISLILSKQFTEPIKAVSKTSVSLSKGNYNSRSNVKSSIEEIRNLTESINSLGEKLNNQDLLRKRLVSDISHEIRTPLNVLQNNLEAMIDGIVPITTDKLNNLNDEVIRFGKLLNNLNSLKQVESDEIILKLGLVNINELLSSVIEDFSIAAAEKNVKLFINEDEDRDFVVLGDYDKLKQVFINLISNGIKFNKVDGTVWINISSDADYVIIEIKDNGIGIKKEDLPYVFERMYRGDKSRHKIEGSGIGLTLVKKILSLHTATIDVESRENKETTFTVCLSKNN from the coding sequence ATGAAGCAGAGTATTAGGGGACGATTAAGTTTTATACTTATTTTTTGTTCAGTAGTTTCAGTACTTTTATCTGTTTTAATTATAAATACAACAATAACAAATACCTTCAATAAATATATGGAGGATATTCAAACTAAAAGAAATGCAAGGTTAGTAGAATATTTTCAACAGGTCTATAAAAATGATGGAAGCTGGAGTTTAACCTCTGGTGAAGAAATGATGCATGAAGCGTATATGAGTAATTACTGTTTAAGTCTTTTAGATGAAAATAGAAAAGTTGTATGGGAAATGAACCATGAAGATATACAAAATAAAAATCATATGATGGTAAACGGTAAAGAAGAAACAGGAGTGTATACTTCCAATATTTTTGATATAAATGTAAATGACAAAATTGTAGGATATATTATAGTTGGCCAATACTCACCTGTTTTACTATCTCAAGAAGATATAAGTTTCAAAGGACAAATTAATAAGGGGATAGTATTTAGTGGTATATTAACATTAATAATAGTAGGAGTAATAAGTTTAATATTATCAAAGCAATTTACTGAACCTATAAAAGCAGTTTCAAAAACTTCTGTGAGTTTATCCAAAGGAAATTATAATTCTAGATCAAATGTAAAAAGCAGCATTGAAGAAATTCGGAATTTAACTGAGAGTATAAATTCTCTAGGAGAGAAACTAAATAATCAGGATTTACTTAGAAAAAGACTAGTATCTGATATATCCCATGAAATTAGAACTCCATTAAATGTATTGCAGAATAATTTAGAAGCAATGATAGATGGAATTGTACCTATAACTACTGATAAGCTTAATAATCTTAATGATGAAGTAATAAGATTCGGAAAACTTTTAAATAATTTAAATTCACTAAAACAAGTAGAATCTGATGAAATAATACTTAAATTAGGACTAGTCAATATAAACGAACTACTTTCATCAGTAATAGAAGATTTCTCTATTGCTGCTGCTGAAAAAAATGTAAAATTGTTTATTAATGAAGATGAAGATAGAGATTTTGTGGTTTTAGGTGATTATGATAAATTAAAACAAGTATTTATAAATCTTATTTCAAATGGAATTAAGTTTAACAAGGTAGATGGGACAGTATGGATTAATATCAGCAGCGATGCAGATTACGTGATTATTGAAATTAAGGATAATGGAATTGGAATTAAAAAAGAAGATTTGCCTTATGTTTTTGAAAGAATGTATCGTGGAGATAAAAGCAGGCATAAAATTGAAGGAAGTGGAATTGGGCTTACTCTCGTAAAGAAAATATTGTCGTTACATACTGCAACAATAGATGTAGAGAGCAGAGAAAATAAAGAAACTACTTTTACTGTATGTTTAAGTAAAAATAATTAG